One Aegilops tauschii subsp. strangulata cultivar AL8/78 chromosome 7, Aet v6.0, whole genome shotgun sequence genomic window carries:
- the LOC109746290 gene encoding uncharacterized mitochondrial protein AtMg00860-like — protein MSFSLTNAPAFFMHMMNKVFMDFLDKFVVVFIDDILIYSKGEEEHKGHLRAVLQRLCDHKLYAKFSKCEFWLKQVRFLGHVLSAEGIAMDPRKVKDVLDWTAPTTVSEIRSFLGLAGYYRRFIEGFSKIAKPMTEFLKKDQKFVWSEDCEKSFNELKTRLTSAPVLTLPDIYRSFDVYCDHPGEVLDVYSCKMARL, from the coding sequence ATGTCTTTCAgcctcaccaatgcccctgctttcTTCATGCACATGATGAAtaaagtattcatggacttctTGGATAAATTCGTGGTGGTCTTCATTGATGACATCCTCATATACTCGAAAGGTGAAGAAGAGCACAAGGGACATCTCAGAGCAGTCTTGCAAAGGCTCTGCGACCATAAGCTATATGcgaaattcagcaaatgtgaattttggctcaagcaagtcaGATTTTTGGGGCATGTTCTTTCAGCAGAAGGCATAGCCATGGATCCAAGAAAAGTGAAGGACGTGCTTGATTGGACAGCACCCACGACAGTGTCTGAGATTCGGAGTTTTCTTGGATTAGCCGGATATTACCGTCGATTCATTGAAGGCTTCTCTAAGATTGCCAAGCCCATGACAGAATTCCTCAAGAAGGATCAAAAGTTTGTATGGTCtgaggactgtgagaaaagtttcaaTGAGTTGAAGACCCGATTGACGTCAGCACCTGTGTTGACCCTCCCAGACATCTATCGCAGCTTTGATGTATATTGTGACCATCCAGGAGAGGTATTGGatgtgtactcatgcaagatggcaaggtTGTAG